GAACCTTGGCAATGAAAACCCACTATACAAAGTTTGTCCTTTGGATGAAATGATCGATCAGGAACCTGATTTTATTCTTAATCTTTCCGCTTCCCCATTTAGCTTTGATCACGCTAAGGATCGCCTTGAAGTCATCAGGGCCAATGTGCTCCGCTACAAAATACCCATGTTCTACACCAACTGTTACGGAGGTCAGACAGACATCCTTTTCGACGGAGGGTCTGTGGTAATGTCTCCGGATGGAAACTGCTTTGACGAGATGCCATTCTTTGAAGAATGTCTGCGTATTTATGATTTAGAGCAAGTGGTAAAAGGAGGTCGGGTTCAGGAACAAAAGAAAGATAAATTCGAACTCATCTACCGGGCGCTTGTCATGGGCATTCGGGACTATTTTGGAAAAATGGGATTTAAAAAAGCCATTCTGGGACTGTCCGGGGGTATTGACTCTGCTTTGACTGCTGTCTTGGCGGCAGATGCATTAGGACCTGATAATGTCACCGGATTGCTGATGCCATCACAATATTCTTCTGAAGGATCTGTTGCAGATGCAAAAAAGCTTGCGGAGAATTTGGGCATACATCATGAGATCATTGCCATCAAAGAGGTCTACGACCGATATCTGGAGGTACTGAATCCCTGGTTTAAAGATTTAGCTCATAATGTCACGGAGGAAAATATTCAGGCCAGAATCAGAGGAATGTTGCTCATGGCCTTTTCCAACAAATTCAATCACATCCTCCTCAATACCACCAATAAAAGCGAGATGTCAGTAGGTTATGGAACCCTTTACGGAGATCTTTGCGGGGGGATTGCAGTACTGGCAGATGTGTACAAAACAGAGGTTTATCAACTAGCCCATTTTATCAATCGAAATGAAATTCGCATTCCGTTGAATTCCATTCAAAAAGCTCCTTCCGCTGAGCTCAGGCCAGGCCAAAAAGACAGCGACTCTCTTCCTGAATACGCTGTACTCGATCCCATACTTTTTCAATACATAGAGCAAAGAAAAGGGCCGGAAGAAATCATTGCCATGGGTTTTGACAAAGAGGTTGTTTTAAAATCTCTGAAAATGGTCAACCGTTCGGAATTCAAACGACACCAATCGGCCCCGGTGTTAAGAGTTTCCAACAAAGCTTTTGGTCATGGCAGAAGACTGCCTATAGAGGGAAATTATCTATGTTAGTCGATTAAAATAAGACCTGCGAAACTAATTTAGATTATCTTGGTGTTTAGTATCAAAACCTAAACCATGGAGCCAACTACCATTATTCTATTTTCAATTTTTATACTTTTTCTTTTGTTTTCCTTTGTTACCGTAAGTCAGGGGAGCATTGGAGTCGTAACTATTTTTGGAAAATACCAGCGCATTATGAGTCCGGGATTGAATGTACGCATTCCATTCATCGAACAAATTCACAAACGCATTTCCATCCAAAACCGCAGTGTTGAACTGGGATTTCAGGCCGTCACCATAGATCAGGCGAATGTAAATTTTACGGCTATGTTGTTGTATTCTGTTTTGGATCAACAAGAGGAGACTATTAAAAATGTGGCCTTCAAATTTTTTGATGAAAGAAATTTTATGCAAGCTCTGATTCGTTCTGTAGAAGGATCTGTGCGTGCATTTGTAGCCATCAAACGTCAATCCGAAGTATTGATACTGAGACGAGAAATCGTCGAAAATGTAAAAGAACATTTGGATAAAACATTAGAAGATTGGGGTTATCACCTGATTGATCTACAAATCAACGACATCACTTTTGATGAAGAGGTGATGAGGTCTATGGCCAAAGTCGTGGCATCCAACAATCTTAAAGCTGCAGCGGAGAACGAAGGTCAAGCACTCTTAATCACTAAAACAAAAGCCGCCGAAGCGGAAGGAAATTTTATCAAAATTTCTGCAGAAGCTGAGAAACTGGCTGCTCAACTTCGAGGACAAGGAATCGCCTCCTTCAGAGAAGAAATTGCCAAAGGAATGAGCAATGCAGCCAAACTGATGCAGGACTCTAATTTGGATGCTTCCTTGATTATGTTTTCCATGTGGACAGAAGCTGTCAAGAACTTTGCAGAACATGGGCAGGGCAATGTCATTTTCCTGGATGGAAGTCCGGAGAACATGGAACAAACCATCAGACAGATGCTGGCAATGAGTAAAATGCAATTGAATAATTCGGGGAAGGATACTTTGTCTTAACTGCTTTCCTTTGTTCAGGAAATTTTTCTAATTGTGCGACAGAAATATAAACGGATAAAAAATTATATCTCGTTTATTCGATAAAATTTAGGACCTTGTAATCGATTTCAATCAGGATGATGTCTGACAGGTATTTGTCAGGATCGGGGTTTGGTTTTTTTTAAGTGTATTTTCTAACGAACTAAATACAAATAAATGAAAAAACTACTCCCCTTGTTTTTAATTCATTTGGCCTTATTGGCCAATTTGATCCTTTTTGAACCCGAACTTCATGCCCAGGTGCGTTGGTGGCCCAAGTTCTCCCTTTTTAAAATTCATGCCTGCACCAATCCTCCAAAAATTACCTGCCCTCCTGCTTTTGTTGCGTGCCCAGGAGCTTCTACTTTACCGAATAATACAGGTTTTGCAATTGGTGAACCCGGCGGTCCCGGATGCAACCAACCAATTGTCACTTATTCTGACATGATTGTTTCACAAGGACCTTGCGCCGGAGCCATCGAAATCAACAGGATATGGACGGCAACTGATCCTCAAGACCCCTTGCTGAATTCTTCCTGCATGCAGTCCATTGTTTTATCTGATACCGGCGCACCGGTGATTACCAATTGCCCTCCGGATATTACGGTCACTGCTCAACAAAATTGCAAGGCGAACGTGTCCTGGAATCCACCCAGCGTAACCGACAATTGCGGGAAACTATTTTTAACCGTTAGTCATATTTCGGGAGATGTCTTTCCATTGGGTACCACAAAAGTTACGTACACTGCGGAGGACCTTTGTGGCAACATCACCTATTGTTCCTTCAACATCACTGTAAGTGGCAATTGTTGCAAAATTGCTCCAACCATTGTTTGTCCGCCTGCTTTTTCAGGTTGTCCCAAAGACAGTATTTTCCCGGACCAAACCGGTACGCCAACCGTTACCCCGGGAAGTGTTGAATGCGCCATTCCGGTGGTCTTCTATCATGACTCCATCTTGTCTACAGGGCCTTGTGAAGGGGCTATAAAACTTGTACGCAACTGGACTGCAAGAGATCCTTTTGATACAACGCTGGTGGTACACTGTAAACAGAACATTGAACTTATTGATAAAGGTCTCCCATCACTCAGCAATTGTCCGACGGATGTAACTGTCAGTCCGGGGGTTGATTGCAAGGCCATGGTCAACTGGAATCCACCGGTAGCTTCCGA
This region of Candidatus Vicinibacter affinis genomic DNA includes:
- a CDS encoding NAD+ synthase produces the protein MRIALSQQNYHIGNFDGNLALMAKAVAEAKSRGADLICFSELASCGYPPRDFLEFKDFIRRSMAVVNELCKMSHGIAIVVGAPSVNPEIEGKDLHNSVFFLVEGKVRQIAHKTLLPTYDIFDEYRYFEPSHKFQTVEFKGKKIALTICEDIWNLGNENPLYKVCPLDEMIDQEPDFILNLSASPFSFDHAKDRLEVIRANVLRYKIPMFYTNCYGGQTDILFDGGSVVMSPDGNCFDEMPFFEECLRIYDLEQVVKGGRVQEQKKDKFELIYRALVMGIRDYFGKMGFKKAILGLSGGIDSALTAVLAADALGPDNVTGLLMPSQYSSEGSVADAKKLAENLGIHHEIIAIKEVYDRYLEVLNPWFKDLAHNVTEENIQARIRGMLLMAFSNKFNHILLNTTNKSEMSVGYGTLYGDLCGGIAVLADVYKTEVYQLAHFINRNEIRIPLNSIQKAPSAELRPGQKDSDSLPEYAVLDPILFQYIEQRKGPEEIIAMGFDKEVVLKSLKMVNRSEFKRHQSAPVLRVSNKAFGHGRRLPIEGNYLC
- a CDS encoding SPFH domain-containing protein codes for the protein MEPTTIILFSIFILFLLFSFVTVSQGSIGVVTIFGKYQRIMSPGLNVRIPFIEQIHKRISIQNRSVELGFQAVTIDQANVNFTAMLLYSVLDQQEETIKNVAFKFFDERNFMQALIRSVEGSVRAFVAIKRQSEVLILRREIVENVKEHLDKTLEDWGYHLIDLQINDITFDEEVMRSMAKVVASNNLKAAAENEGQALLITKTKAAEAEGNFIKISAEAEKLAAQLRGQGIASFREEIAKGMSNAAKLMQDSNLDASLIMFSMWTEAVKNFAEHGQGNVIFLDGSPENMEQTIRQMLAMSKMQLNNSGKDTLS